Proteins from one Phocoena phocoena chromosome 7, mPhoPho1.1, whole genome shotgun sequence genomic window:
- the NPPC gene encoding C-type natriuretic peptide, producing MHLSQLLACALLLALLSFRPSEAKPGAPPKVPRTPPGEEVAEPQAAGGGQKKGDKTPGGGGAANLKGDRSRLLRDLRVDTKSRAAWARLLQEHPNARKYKGGNKKGLSKGCFGLKLDRIGSMSGLGC from the exons ATGCACCTCTCCCAGCTGCTGGCCTGCGCCCTGCTGCTCGCGCTACTCTCGTTCCGGCCGTCCGAAGCCAAGCCCGGGGCGCCGCCGAAG GTCCCGCGCACTCCGCCAGGGGAGGAGGTGGCCGAGCCCCAGGCTGCGGGAGGAGGTCAGAAGAAGGGCGACAAGACTCCCGGGGGCGGCGGCGCCGCCAATCTCAAGGGCGACCGGTCGCGACTGCTCCGGGACCTGCGCGTGGACACCAAGTCTCGGGCGGCGTGGGCCCGTCTTCTGCAAGAGCACCCCAACGCGCGGAAATACAAGGGAGGCAACAAGAAGGGTTTGTCCAAGGGCTGCTTCGGCCTCAAGCTGGACAGGATCGGCTCCATGAGCGGCCTGGGATGTTAA